In Drosophila innubila isolate TH190305 chromosome 2R unlocalized genomic scaffold, UK_Dinn_1.0 1_C_2R, whole genome shotgun sequence, the following are encoded in one genomic region:
- the LOC117785846 gene encoding sodium channel protein 60E-like produces MDDCSQSSTNNSCLEKSKPPQIRISAGSSESATMDTFLMPTVQIMVDSPKEPPRGDFSLDSGSILPSIDVDAPIDVNVQGDTSQVFYDYNPESNLDNTTDNVTTATDATPTEDQQR; encoded by the coding sequence ATGGACGACTGCAGTCAATCTTCAACAAACAATAGTTGCTTGGAGAAATCAAAGCCACCGCAAATACGCATTAGCGCTGGCTCCTCCGAGAGTGCCACCATGGATACGTTCCTCATGCCCACGGTGCAGATAATGGTCGATAGTCCCAAGGAGCCGCCACGCGGCGACTTCAGCCTGGACAGTGGCTCAATTCTCCCAAGCATCGATGTGGATGCTCCCATTGATGTCAATGTGCAGGGCGATACATCGCAAGTGTTCTACGACTATAATCCCGAGTCCAATCTTGATAATACAACTGACAATGTTACAACTGCAACGGATGCAACGCCAACTGAAGATCAGCAGAGATGA
- the LOC117783504 gene encoding LOW QUALITY PROTEIN: bromodomain-containing protein DDB_G0280777 (The sequence of the model RefSeq protein was modified relative to this genomic sequence to represent the inferred CDS: substituted 2 bases at 2 genomic stop codons) — protein sequence MPANLLLEDLQQSNGQLINLTRHHDGDIFYTIGLGGGSCNADTCIGLSSGTAAVVRLGNEGNGKLHDXYGNLFATXHADGLGQVSASMAGGRLELLTRRMKLQRAQGQEQGQGEMDEGCSCRCLPYLRAYREDLGICVDDIHECSLSPFVSGSSSEKIPFVFLPLRGQIIYPSREISFPNIHTPVCAVTGAQYLGSNGWSDLRNPIDTDYPFRMFRDEGRNFIKWLGDADLRQKMQGRLIVVHLVCRDMTVALNISQKDTLMTPKNVHSPCVAFRVNGSPVKYSHNVPEVFFQPANSTTLASTSDGMTMREYVVIGICSLLLGLIYVASVFLYLFMKKRKSRGRQSSRHSLDNLANEINYPKNDQVTFGAPFSRVGSIYSANSMGLGNGNESGTRASMSSLKDDIGIVKNNPLLQHFPQLGEREHNSGFSSDISNSNSECEMEEKIKTSVSVLVHPQLSMSNKSPKPGNNVTESSSHETDDFLQENECLPKENVDVIEDLMSEEKLENLRAMVNGNVRKKLYFNPAYFEPHLLAEPPQAAIEFLQKIREVIAIAKYKMATKRYQPSLNIIPEEQPLESNVESSSTMYNVPLQQNLQAKSLGDKRNSIEQWLQSVPNSEVSSNTKTASPKKQGSPTKSNSSLRKEISAPKERPPPPPNQKLNVEQSKQEQDPRIQLEQSRFSKSKSSPEPVKPKTPPNNSYDSYSSYKSNVYGFAETGGEIYNNPKFMLADTPTGSLRSSSSRSKSLRKRSEVLDQFAAANSTPTSLNSFDRQHYNMLRNMKPTEIIYDSLKREYAAHIPTPDYDSTIEKKIKEIYSSTQSSIPSVPTPDYSSLSRKSLKQFQPDSPIYRRKSPQYLIVDYETDSLERLEPSKRKSSHSSSSPSSDVSSQLSPSLSTALPLEEEMEISHTVYDRLNGFRKEGELKKRHSQHHHNQAQRHKEVAARIKYDTPFRGSMTIEVEHEPPSDLERTDSDQFEPDTLDRKPKKQSFCDINAWENQGRQSSNDQYDPYVDQINSLPDLSQENSKPRTASFILRSSNSFRNLREIYESPLALQDHYKAETPERSTEEAGRILTLEAKHSRRQRGMQSSPTLSAVDVSRSKTTITISSENQESSARREPRPKSKQHFCAPLVQSKRPLPPPPPSPSPSPNPQRLEEDNYSMQSEITELTGVSESQENSCNNTMSSVISARTEPSKNKALNSTLEHKENDLEGLYGKKIHSLRNDYSLNKYLNRRKSQKGDREKDHKNEQDVDQLKDAAQLETSNNNNNNNNNNNNTKKDLDLNQFDALSISSRSNRSSSQLSERTKELYRNAGVPVGIAYPQRAANSASSNSNSISSSASNPSANIQTVYRCEIEPAQLTAGMQIAIGLKDRAKKAKDLKNAWRKFVTMAANKFSPSQSPAPSYGTKTSAGFLESDDGIASIIEDAVHPPSSTVQPGSQHYYEQRFGQLDSGYMSTDSTELYKRNVYDRYNFKMMSGRGQIIRVDTIEDNEEETINANANRLELDADRFEDLEHMVSPGNPGQDLSDAESDKTLTRSQSNDLNVRGSTTTMSSYSSEDDQRRGHSTCCGSSDEETNAEDMWESGAESIETHSVLYKMIRKT from the exons CGACGCATGAAGTTGCAACGTGCCCAGGGGCAAGAGCAGGGGCAAGGGGAAATGGATGAGGGCtgcagttgccgttgcctGCCATATTTGAGAGCCTATCGCGAAGATCTGGGCATCTGTGTGGATGACATTCATG AATGCTCTCTCTCACCATTTGTCAGCGGCTCATCGTCGGAGAAAATTCCATTTGTGTTTTTGCCACTGCGAGGCCAAATCATTTATCCGAGCAGAGAAATCAGTTTTCCCA aTATTCACACTCCCGTTTGTGCGGTAACGGGTGCCCAATATTTGGGCTCAAATGGTTGGTCGGATCTACGTAATCCCATTGACACCGATTATCCATTTCGCATGTTCCGTGATGAAGGACGCAATTTTATCAAGTGGCTTGGAGACGCTGATCTCCGACAGAAGATGCAGGGTCGCCTCATCGTGGTTCACTTGGTCTGCCGAGACATGACAGTCGCCTTGAATATTAGCCAAAAAG ATACTTTGATGACGCCCAAGAATGTACATTCTCCCTGCGTTGCCTTTCGCGTCAATGGCAGCCCAGTCAAATACTCACACa ATGTGCCGGAGGTATTTTTTCAACCCGCCAATTCAACGACTTTGGCCTCCACCTCGGATGGCATGACTATGAGAGAATATGTTGTCATTGGCATCTGCAGTCTTCTGTTGGGCCTAATCTATGTGGCTTCTGTCTTTCTCTATCTGTTCATGAAGAAGCGCAAGAGTCGAGGACGACAGAGTTCCCGACACTCGCTCGATAATTTGGCGAATGAGATCAACTATCCGAAGAACGATCAGGTCACGTTTGGAGCACCTTTCAGTAGGGTTGGTAGCATCTACTCGGCCAATAGCATGGGACTGGGCAATGGAAATGAGAGTGGAACACGTGCCAGCATGTCCAGCTTAAAGGATGACATAGGAATAGTTAAGAATAATCCACTCCTGCAACACTTTCCACAACTGGGAGAACGCGAGCACAATTCTGGATTTTCCAGCGATATTTCCAACTCTAATTCCGAGTGTGAGATGGAGGAGAAGATCAAG ACATCGGTTTCGGTTCTGGTGCATCCACAGCTGAGCATGTCCAACAAATCCCCCAAGCCAGGCAACAATGTTACGGAGAGTTCCTCCCACGAGACGGACGACTTTCTGCAGGAGAACGAGTGTCTGCCCAAGGAGAATGTGGACGTCATTGAGGATCTGATGAGCGAGGAGAAACTAGAGAATCTGCGGGCCATGGTCAATGGGAATGTGCGCAAGAAACTCTACTTTAATCCCGCCTACTTTGAGCCACATTTGTTGGCG GAACCGCCGCAAGCTGCCATTGAATTTCTGCAAAAGATTCGCGAGGTGATTGCCATAGCCAAGTACAAGATGGCCACCAAGCGTTACCAGCCATCACTTAACATCATTCCGGAGGAGCAGCCACTGGAGTCGAATGTCGAGTCTTCCTCAACAATGTACAATGTGCCGCTGCAACAGAATCTTCAAGCGAAGAGTCTGGGAGATAAACGCAACAGCATCGAGCAGTGGCTACAGAGTGTTCCCAACTCGGAAGTGAGTTCCAATACGAAGACTGCCTCGCCAAAGAAGCAAGGTTCGCCCACCAAGAGCAATTCTTCGCTAAGAAAGGAGATTTCGGCACCTAAAGAACGTCCGCCGCCGCCGCCCAATCAAAAGTTGAATGTGGAGCAGTCGAAACAGGAACAGGATCCAAGAATCCAGTTGGAGCAGTCGCGATTTAGCAAGTCCAAGTCCAGTCCGGAGCCTGTTAAGCCCAAAACCCCTCCCAATAATTCCTACGATAGTTATTCCTCGTACAAGTCCAATGTCTACGGCTTTGCAGAGACGGGTGGAGAGATCTACAACAATCCCAAGTTTATGCTGGCAGATACTCCCACAGGATCCCTACGCAGCTCCTCCAGTCGCTCCAAGTCGCTGAGGAAACGTAGCGAAGTTCTGGATCAATTTGCCGCAGCGAATTCCACTCCAACTTCTTTAAACTCCTTTGATCGTCAGCATTATAATATGCTGAGGAATATGAAACCCACTGAGATCATTTATGATTCCTTGAAGCGAGAATATGCAGCTCACATTCCCACGCCGGACTATGACAGCACCATTGAGAAGAAGATCAAGGAGATCTACAGCAGCACACAGAGCAGCATTCCATCAGTTCCAACACCCGACTATAGTTCCCTAAGTCGAAAGTCCCTGAAGCAATTCCAGCCGGATTCTCCCATCTACAGACGCAAGTCGCCACAATATTTGATCGTAGACTACGAGACGGACAGTTTGGAACGTCTGGAGCCGAGCAAACGAAAGAGTTCGCATTCTTCCAGCTCTCCCTCTTCCGATGTGAGTTCCCAACTCAGTCCGAGCCTCAGTACAGCGCTACCTCTCGAGGAGGAAATGGAGATCAGTCACACAGTCTACGACCGCTTGAATGGATTTCGCAAGGAGGGTGAATTGAAGAAGCGTCACTCCCAGCATCATCATAATCAGGCACAGCGTCACAAGGAAGTGGCAGCGAGGATCAAGTATGATACGCCCTTTCGTGGCAGCATGACGATCGAGGTGGAGCACGAACCTCCCTCCGATCTTGAGCGCACAGACAGCGATCAGTTCGAGCCGGACACGTTGGATAGGAAGCCGAAGAAGCAGAGCTTCTGTGACATCAATGCCTGGGAGAATCAGGGACGTCAGTCGAGTAATGATCAGTATGATCCGTATGTGGATCAGATCAATTCTCTGCCAGATCTGAGTCAGGAGAATAGCAAACCACGCACCGCTTCTTTCATTCTACGATCCAGTAATTCCTTCCGTAATCTGCGGGAGATTTACGAGTCTCCGTTGGCCCTTCAGGATCATTACAAAGCGGAGACTCCGGAGAGATCCACCGAAGAGGCGGGACGCATACTCACGCTGGAGGCGAAGCATTCACGAAGACAACGTGGCATGCAGTcttctcccactctctctgcCGTGGATGTGAGTAGATCAAAGACCACGATCACCATTTCTTCGGAGAACCAGGAGTCTTCTGCGAGGCGTGAGCCACGCCCCAAGTCCAAGCAACACTTTTGTGCGCCTCTAGTGCAGAGCAAGCGTCCCTTACCCCCGCCACCCCCTTCGCCAAGCCCTTCTCCAAACCCCCAACGTCTGGAGGAAGACAATTACAGCATGCAGAGTGAGATAACGGAACTGACAGGAGTCTCGGAGAGTCAGGAGAATTCCTGCAACAACACCATGTCCAGCGTGATCTCAGCGAGAACAGAACCCAGTAAAAACAAGGCATTAAACTCTACTTTAGAACATAAAGAAAATGATCTAGAAGGACTTTATGGCAAAAAGATCCACAGTCTTCGAAACGATTACAGTCTCAACAAGTATCTAAATAGAAGAAAGTCGCAAAAGGGCGACAGGGAGAAGGATCATAAAAACGAGCAGGATGTGGATCAACTCAAGGATGCAGCTCAACTGGaaacgagcaacaacaacaacaataacaataacaataacaacaatacgaAAAAGGATCTCGATCTCAATCAGTTTGATGCCTTGTCGATCAGTTCGCGTTCAAATCGCAGCAGCAGTCAACTCTCGGAACGCACCAAGGAACTGTACCGCAATGCGGGAGTTCCAGTGGGCATCGCCTATCCCCAAAGAGCAGCCAATAGTgccagctccaactccaattcTATCTCCAGTTCTGCTTCCAATCCTAGTGCGAATATCCAAACCGTTTATCGCTGTGAAATTGAGCCGGCTCAATTAACTGCCGGCATGCAGATCGCCATTGGCCTCAAGGATCGTGCCAAGAAGGCCAAGGATCTGAAGAATGCCTGGCGCAAGTTCGTCACAATGGCGGCCAACAAGTTTAGTCCCAGTCAAAGTCCAGCGCCCAGTTATGGCACTAAAACTTCAGCTGGATTTCTGGAATCTGATGATGGCATTGCCTCCATCATTGAGGATGCAGTGCATCCTCCCAGCTCAACAGTGCAGCCAGGTAGTCAGCATTATTATGAACAACGTTTTGGCCAGTTGGACAGTGGTTACATGAGCACCGATTCTACGGAGCTCTACAAACGCAATGTCTACGATCGCTACAATTTCAAGATGATGTCCGGTCGTGGTCAGATCATAAGGGTAGACACCATCGAGGACAATGAAGAGGAGACGatcaatgccaatgccaatcgCTTGGAATTGGATGCCGATCGCTTTGAGGATCTGGAGCATATGGTTTCACCGGGTAATCCCGGTCAGGATCTGAGTGATGCCGAGTCGGATAAGACCCTAACACGCTCTCAATCCAATGATCTTAATGTGCGCGGCAGCACCACAACCATGTCATCGTATTCCTCCGAGGATGATCAGCGTCGTGGTCACAGCACCTGTTGTGGCTCCTCCGATGAGGAGACCAATGCCGAGGACATGTGGGAATCGGGAGCGGAGAGCATTGAAACCCACTCGGTACTCTACAAGATGATACGGAAAACTTAG
- the LOC117783511 gene encoding uncharacterized protein LOC117783511, with translation MSKLLLICCIAVCCSASLVAGGRRNLWWYHMSTRPQVQVSYSPELVQDLHEFIDLIPTAVIDEVIAEHLIVDSGFRKAIKFLRSSDFKQLLQRIQMLPEVIEVINYLHLNETAVSTTLRVDKRFGTPWTLQNSIQHEYGYFLTDPSSSNSLQDGVVIVFLPDSQHNNKVDYNLGSFISFVQELLTHLPRDRFVNLINEKLKSGKVFPKFYEALRSDEFKPLIEKTMKSQNVINILSTLASHQIDANALKGIAFEVISWGPPV, from the exons ATGtccaagttgttgttgatttgttgCATTGCGGTTTGCTGCAGTGCATCCCTGGTGGCCGGAGGCAGAAGGAATCTCTGGTGGTATCACATGTCCACGAGGCCACAAGTGCAAGTCTCCTATTCTCCCGAATTAGTGCAAGATTTGCATGAATTTATCGATCTGATACCGACTGCCGTTATCGATGAGGTGATCGCCGAGCATTTGATTGTTGATTCGGGATTTCGCAAAGCGATCAAATTTCTACGCAGTTCGGATTTTAAGCAATTGCTGCAACGCATTCAAATGTTGCCCGAGGTCATTGAGGTTATCAACTATCTGCATCTCAATGAAACGGCCGTGAGTACAACCTTAAGGGTTGATAAACGCTTCGGCACTCCATGGACTCTACAGAATTCGATCCAGCATGAATACGGCTATTTTCTAACCGATCCCAGTTCTAGCAACAGTTTACAAGATGGCGTGGTTATTGTTTTTCTACCCGATTCTCAGCACAATAATAAAGTCGACTACAATTTGGGCAGCTTTATTAGCTTTGTCCAGGAACTGTTGACGCATCTCCCGAGGGATCGTTTCGTTAACCTGATCAATGAGAAACTGAAAAGCGGAAAAGTATTTCCCAAGTTCTACGAAGCACTCCGAAGTGATGAGTTCAAGCCGCTTATAGAGAAAACTATG AAATCTCAGAATGTGATCAACATTTTAAGCACGCTGGCCAGCCATCAAATTGATGCTAATGCACTGAAAGGAATCGCATTTGAAGTCATCTCTTGGGGTCCACCTGtgtaa
- the LOC117783505 gene encoding transient receptor potential cation channel protein painless: protein MDLNGCGFSDPQAQLSLALAKKDIREFHDALDKGAQPNLQDERHTSIYQKALSTAGCAEFIEACLDHGSHVNYINQKDNKAAINYAADSRDPRNLEVLLRRPGVQVDRKYGQLTPLNSLAKNLTADNVDEVRACMQSLLEYGASPNAVDQREMTPLHYVLKNNKIKAAKQELVLLFLAQPKLDIDSYRNGEVRQLLQQQFPEMQLPQQRDTTGEGEIDCERLMRQLRDGEESQFEQLLAEHQLNISDKDNLRNMTQEQYMPLLQESIKRGKQRAFEAILNTGININKKHPGEATLPIELSIIWGNWQALEKLLQHPELKISPGDSLLTRVISRLEEPPLDDFCDHQRCFELLLSSDHVDINEADPSGQVPLHFAVKYRNTKAAQTLLHHGAYIGAKSKFQELPIQDMPPELLEQHFDSCVTTNQQKPGVQTFEIIMNYMNLMRQEKPGQGLQSSKKLQDEMTPIAHIAESKELRHLLQHPLISSFLFLKWHRLSVIFYLNFLLYTLFTISIIGHTLLKFHESDHKALSALFGLCSWIGIVYLIIREIIQFVMSPVLYFFSVTNLMELALIIFSILTCLQSSFEEEPQRVLAVLTVLLVAVEFCLLVGSLPVLSISTHMLMLRAVSSSFIKSFALYSIFVLTFSLCFYILFGKSKMQEAAASSEDGHFNSFSVPIEALIKTIVMLTGEFDAGDIKFDSVPTYLIFLLFVFFMTIVLFNLLNGLAVSDTQAIKAQAELNGAICRTNTLMRYEQVLTGRNGRTGFIVNSQPFRTICQRLMNIYPNYMSVRQISILPNDGNKVLIPMMDVYELKELSNGNGKSKKINMASFQPLATNAKSEQQKKLLDPPLKLLPCCCSLFSDKCSQIDNRTVKLALAVIDQKSNAELKRQREQITERRLQQMEQKLEQVLLLLHQERN from the exons ATGGATCTAAACGGATGTGGTTTTAGTGATCCTCAAGCACAGCTGAGTTTGGCGCTGGCTAAAAAGGACATACGTGAATTCCACGATGCACTGGACAAAGGAGCACAGCCAAATCTGCAGGATGAGAGACACACAAGTATTTATCAGAAAGCACTCTCCACAGCAGGATGTGCGGAATTCATTGAAGCCTGCCTGGATCATGGCTCTCATGTGAATTAT ATCAATCAAAAAGACAACAAGGCTGCGATTAATTATGCCGCCGACTCGAGGGATCCTCGCAATCTGGAGGTGCTCCTGCGTCGTCCTGGCGTCCAAGTAGATCGCAAATATGGACAGTTGACGCCACTCAATTCACTGGCCAAGAATCTCACCGCGGATAATGTGGATGAGGTGCGTGCCTGTATGCAGAGTCTCCTCGAATATGGCGCCTCTCCCAATGCGGTGGATCAGAGGGAGATGACACCACTGCATTATGTGCTAAAGAACAACAAGATTAAGGCTGCCAAACAGGAGCtggtgcttttgtttttggctcaGCCCAAACTAGATATCGATAGTTATCGGAATGGAGAAGTGCGtcagttgttgcaacaacaatttccggaaatgcagctgccacaacaaAGAGATACCACCGGGGAAGGAGAGATCGACTGTGAGCGTCTAATGCGACAACTCAGAGATGGTGAGGAGTCACAATTCGAGCAGCTGCTGGCGGAGCATCAGCTCAACATCAGCGACAAGGATAATCTGCGGAATATGACGCAGGAGCAGTATATGCCACTGCTCCAGGAGTCCATCAAGCGGGGAAAACAACGCGCCTTTGAGGCGATTCTCAACACgggcatcaacatcaacaagaaGCATCCAGGAGAGGCAACTTTACCCATAGAGCTCTCCATCATCTGGGGAAACTGGCAGGCATTGGAGAAACTACTTCAACACCCAGAGCTCAAAATATCGCCAG GTGATTCCCTGCTCACCAGAGTGATCAGCAGGCTGGAGGAGCCACCGCTGGATGATTTCTGTGACCATCAGCGTTGCTTTGAGCTCCTGCTCTCCAGCGATCACGTCGACATCAATGAGGCGGATCCCTCTGGCCAAGTTCCACTCCATTTCGCCGTCAAGTATCGCAACACGAAGGCGGCACAGACATTGCTCCATCATGGCGCATACATTGGAGCCAAGAGCAAGTTCCAGGAGCTGCCCATCCAGGACATGCCGCCAGAGTTGCTGGAGCAGCACTTTGACTCCTGTGTGACCACAAATCAACAGAAACCAGGTGTACAGACCTTTGAGATTATTATGAATTATATGAATCTGATGCGCCAGGAGAAACCGGGCCAAGGATTGCAATCGAGTAAAAAGCTGCAGGACGAGATGACACCCATTGCCCACATAGCCGAGTCCAAGGAGCTGCGTCATCTGCTGCAGCATCCACTGATCTCCAGCTTCCTCTTCCTCAAGTGGCATCGCCTATCCGTCATCTTCTATCTGAATTTTCTGCTCTACACGCTTTTCACCATCTCGATCATTGGTCACACTCTTCTCAAATTCCATGAGAGTGATCACAAGGCTTTGTCTGCACTTTTTGGACTGTGCTCCTGGATTGGCATTGTCTACCTCATTATTCGGGAGATTATTCAGTTTGTCATGTCGCCAGTGTTGTACTTCTTCTCGGTGACAAATCTCATGGAATTGGCGCTCATTATCTTTTCAATTCTCACCTGCCTGCAGTCCAGTTTTGAAGAGGAACCTCAACGTGTTCTGGCCGTGTTGACTGTACTTTTGGTGGCCGTGGAATTCTGTCTGCTTGTGGGTTCCCTTCCCGTTCTCTCCATCTCGACGCACATGCTCATGTTGCGTGCTGTGTCCAGCAGTTTCATCAAGAGCTTTGCCCTCTACTCCATCTTTGTGCTCACCTTCAGCTTGTGTTTCTACATACTCTTTGGCAAGTCCAAAATGCAGGAAGCTGCGGCATCTTCAGAGGATGGTCACTTTAACTCCTTCTCGGTTCCCATTGAGGCTTTGATCAAGACCATCGTCATGTTGACGGGTGAATTCGATGCTGGAGATATTAAATTCGATAGCGTTCCCACTTATCTGATCTTCCTGCTCTTTGTCTTCTTCATGACAATTGTACTCTTCAATCTGCTCAATGGTCTGGCTGTTTCCGATACACAG GCCATCAAAGCCCAGGCGGAGCTGAATGGCGCCATCTGTCGGACCAACACCTTGATGCGCTATGAACAAGTGTTGACCGGTCGAAATGGACGCACTGGATTCATAGTCAACAGTCAACCCTTCCGCACGATTTGCCAGCGATTGATGAACATATATCCCAACTATATGTCTGTGCGCCAGATTTCCATACTGCCCAACGATGGCAACAAGGTGTTGATTCCCATGATGGATGTCTACGAGCTGAAGGAGCTGAGCAATGGAAATGGCAAGAGCAAGAAGATAAACATGGCCAGTTTCCAACCATTGGCCACAAATGCCAAATCGGAGCAGCAGAAGAAACTGCTCGATCCGCCATTGAAATTGCTGCCCTGCTGCTGTTCCCTGTTCAGTGATAAGTGTTCCCAGATCGATAACAGAACTGTTAAGTTGGCACTCGCTGTTATCGATCAGAAGTCGAATGCAGAACTGAAGCGTCAGCGGGAACAGATCACCGAGAGGCGTCTCCAGCAGATGGAACAGAAATTGGAACAAGTTTTACTGTTGCTCCATCAGGAGAGAAATTAA